In a single window of the Procambarus clarkii isolate CNS0578487 chromosome 51, FALCON_Pclarkii_2.0, whole genome shotgun sequence genome:
- the LOC138351974 gene encoding uncharacterized protein, producing MGLPGIVFGAAVISISTPATIPSPASTIPSPASTIPSPASTIPSPASTIPSTPSTIPSPASTIPSPASTSPASTIPSPASTIPSTPSTIPSTPSTIPSPPSTIPSPASTIPSTPSTIPSPASTIPSPASTIPSPASTIPSTPSTIPSTPSTIPSPASTIPSPASTIPSTPSTIPSPASTIPSTPSTIPSTPSTIPSPASTIPSPASTIPSPASTIPSPASTIPSTPSTIPCTPSTIPCAPAAHSHPIGMK from the exons ATGGGCCTTCCGGGCATTGTTTTTGGTGCTGCTGTTATTAGCATAAG CACGCCCGCCACCATCCCCAGCCCGGCCTCCACCATCCCCAGCCCGGCCTCCACCATCCCCAGCCCGGCCTCCACCATCCCCAGCCCGGCCTCCACCATCCCCAGCACGCCCTCCACCATCCCCAGCCCGGCCTCCACCATCCCCAGCCCGGCCTCCACCAGCCCGGCCTCCACCATCCCCAGCCCGGCCTCCACCATCCCCAGCACGCCCTCCACCATCCCCAGCACGCCCTCCACcatccccagcccgccctccaccATCCCCAGCCCGGCCTCCACCATCCCCAGCACGCCCTCCACCATCCCCAGCCCGGCCTCCACCATCCCCAGCCCGGCCTCCACCATCCCCAGCCCGGCCTCCACCATCCCCAGCACGCCCTCCACCATCCCCAGCACGCCCTCCACCATCCCCAGCCCGGCCTCCACCATCCCCAGCCCGGCCTCCACCATCCCCAGCACGCCCTCCACCATCCCCAGCCCGGCCTCCACCATCCCCAGCACGCCCTCCACCATCCCCAGCACGCCCTCCACCATCCCCAGCCCGGCCTCCACCATCCCCAGCCCGGCCTCCACCATCCCCAGCCCGGCCTCCACCATCCCCAGCCCGGCCTCCACCATCCCCAGCACGCCCTCCACCATCCCCTGCACGCCCTCCACCATCCCCTGCGCACCAGCTGCGCACTCTCATCCCATAGGAATGAAATAA
- the LOC138351975 gene encoding uncharacterized protein, which translates to MHSTLLSRSFDFVEHEHIGTKFTISSRRSAVSSPGSAVSSPGSAVSSPGSAVSSPGSAVSSPGSAVSSPGSAVSSPGSAVSSPGSAVSSPGSAVSSPGSAVSSPGSAVSSPGSAVSSPGSAVSSPGSAVSSPGSAVSSPGSAVSSPGSAVSSPGSAVSSPGSAVSSPGSAVPSPGSAVPSPGSAVPSPGSAVPSPGSTGRPYDCRSGVSNDVHA; encoded by the coding sequence ATGCATAGTACATTGTTATCGCGGTCATTTGACTTCGTTGAACATGAACACATTGGTACTAAGTTTACAATATCCTCCCGTAGGAGCGCCGTGTCCTCCCCCGGGAGCGCCGTGTCCTCCCCCGGGAGCGCCGTGTCCTCCCCAGGGAGCGCCGTGTCCTCCCCCGGGAGCGCCGTGTCCTCCCCCGGGAGCGCCGTGTCCTCCCCCGGGAGCGCCGTGTCCTCCCCCGGGAGCGCCGTGTCCTCCCCCGGGAGCGCCGTGTCCTCCCCCGGGAGCGCCGTGTCCTCCCCCGGGAGCGCCGTGTCCTCCCCCGGGAGCGCCGTGTCCTCCCCCGGGAGCGCCGTGTCCTCCCCCGGGAGCGCCGTGTCCTCCCCCGGGAGCGCCGTGTCCTCCCCCGGGAGCGCCGTGTCCTCCCCCGGGAGCGCCGTGTCCTCCCCCGGGAGCGCCGTGTCCTCCCCCGGGAGCGCCGTGTCCTCCCCCGGGAGCGCCGTGTCCTCCCCCGGGAGCGCCGTGCCCTCCCCCGGGAGCGCCGTGCCCTCCCCCGGGAGCGCCGTGCCCTCCCCCGGGAGCGCCGTGCCCTCCCCCGGGAGCACTGGACGACCCTACGACTGTCGCTCCGGCGTCTCTAATGATGTTCACGCATAA